In Chloroflexota bacterium, the DNA window TGCACCCAACTGCTCCCTTGAGATGACTGCTATAAGCACCACATAGTACAGTGCTACTACTATACCGCTTATGGGGCCAACCTTGATGCTGGCAAATGGCAGAGAGCCAAAACCTTCGACCACCTCAATCATGCAGGTGAGGAAAAACCAGGCTGCCCACCCTGTAACCCATGATACGGCAGGGACAAAGAGCCCAAGCACAGCAGTAAGCGCCGACAGCACGATAGCCCCCGGTAAGAAAAGCGAGGCGAGCAGAGTGGCTGGCAGGGTAAGTGGGGAGAAGGACTGGAAATAGTAAACTACAAGTGGGAGTGTAGCCACAATCGCTGCCAGGCTGACAGCAAGACCATCTACAATAGGTCTGAGAACAGACGATAGTACCGTATGCTCCCTGGCAAGGGTCTTCTCTTCCCACAGCTTCATAGCTGGGAAAACCAATACGAGCCCCGCTACCGAAACGAAACTCAGTTGAAAGGACACGTCCCACAGCACCGGAGGTTTGACGCCCACCATTACGGCCGCGGCAAAAGCTAGTGCAGTCATAGCACTACCTGGTCTGCCCACCCATAGAGCAATGACAAAAAGGCTAAACATGATGGTGGATCGCAATACCGGCGGCAGCATTCCAGTAAGTAAGGCATAGAGCCACATAGCGGCCAAAGCTATCAAGAGATAAGTAGGGCGTCGTCTGCCAAAGAGCCATGCTCCAACGCCAAGAACCACACCACCGAGGATGGCCACATTGAATCCCGAGATAGCCAGAATATGGGTTGTCCCCGTCTGATAAAAGTCCTCTATGAGCGAATCGGGAACATGACTGCGGATGCCAAGCAGTAAGGCTTGAGCTAAAGACGCCTGTGGCTCGGCCAGGGCAGAGGAGAGAGACTGTGCTAACCGATTCCTCAGCCCAAAGAGCCACCCTCTTTCCAGGAAGCTGATCTCAGGATAAGTCAGTGTAGAACTGAAATCCTGTTGAGCCAGGCCAGTCCTGTACTCCTGGTCCTTAATTTGGGAGAGCGATTCGAGTTCACCCTCCACCTCGAGCATGTCACCCAGACCATAGGCAGGTAAAACCGCAGTCTCAACCAATATTTTGCCTGAGGCTTTTTCCCAACGGCCATCCACCATCACTTCTTGAGCAGAAAAAACTATTCTTGCAGTATCACCATTCAGCTCAGGGTCCCTCATCACCTCTCCCCTCACCTCTACCACCCCGCTATCATTGAATGATTGAATGGTTGGCTCATCAATCTTCCATTGGTAGCACGCAATGCCTCCTAGGAGAGCAACAAGGCATAATCCCAACCAAAGAAGGACTGACTTCTTACGCCAGAGCAGTGCAACCAGCAAAGACAGGGCGAAAGCCGGAAATAGAATGTAGAGGGGTGGAGAAACAAGCGAACCAAGATAGATGCCCGCAACCCAGGCAATGCTAAGAGAGATGAGCTTCATTTACTGCATCCCCAGGGCTGCAGCGAGAAGTCTTCAGACAGTATCAAGGTGAGAAACAAACACCACAAGGGATAACCGATCTATATATCCATATATTAGTAACAGTCACCACACCCGGGTGACTGTCATTTCTTTGGTTGAAGAGGAGCTGCTTTCAGGTCCTCTTAGCTCACTCGATAGCTCAAACTACCGTAATCTGATCCCTGATCGCCTCCAGTGTCTTGGGGCCTATGCCCGGTACGTTGATTAGATCATCGATGGTGCGGAATAATCCGTTCCCATTCCGGTAGTCAATAATGGCCTGGGCTCTCACCGGGCCAATACCGCTCAGTGTCTCCAGTTCCGCAGCAGAGGCAGTATTTATATTGACCTTCCCATCCGCAACATCCTGGTTGTCTGCGAACGGGCTCTCATCAACACGAAGCACGCACATCCTAACCCTGATTGATTCCCCTGTTTCAGCCACCTCACCAGCCCTTTGTAAGACATCCTGAAGAGTAGCGTCCTGGCCGAAAACGTAGATGCCCTCGCTGGCTACCTCGCCACTGAGATAAATCTCAACTGGTGAAGTTGGAGTCGAAGAGGAGATAGCTATCTCAACAGGCTTGGCTCCAGAGAAATGCCTGAAGATGAGTACTGACCCACCGGTGACAAGGGCTACAGCCAGAAGGACAAATACCAGCAGCCACCATCTCTCATAACCCCCACGCTGGCTCACTTAACCGCATCTGCCTCAAGCACTATCCTGGCATCGACTGCTACTGCACCTTTCTTGTAGGCAAACACGGGGTTGAGATCGAGTTCCTTTATCTCAGGGTTCTTCTCCACAAAAGCCGAGATCTTCAAGATCATGTCTTCAAGAGCAGCAACATCAGACGGCTCCTGCCCCCGGTATCCCTCAAGCACAGGATAACCCTTTATATCCCGAATCATCTCCTTCGCATCCCTCTTGGCTAAGGGAACAATTCTGAAAGATACGTCTTTTAGAATTTCCACCAGTATGCCGCCCAGACCAAACATGAGCACCGGACCGAATTGTGGATCCTTGGACATTCCTATGATTATCTCCACTCCGGGTTTGGCCATAGGCTGGACCGAAATGCCATGAATATTGGCTTTTGGCTGCTTTTTCTTTACAGAGGTCATAATCTCTCTATAAGCCTTGCTTACCTGCGTGGCGTTCTGCAATCCCACCTTGACCCCACCTATATCACTCTTGTGGACAACGTCAGGCGAAGCAATCTTGAGTACCACAGGAAAACCAAATTCCTTGCTGAAAGCAACAGCCTCTTTCATAGAGGTGGCCAGTTTCGCCTTCACGATGTTTATGCCTGCTCCCTCAATGATTTGCTTAGATTCAACTTCAGTGAGAAGCGTCCTCTTTTCCTTCTTTGCCCTATCCAAAATAGTTTGCTTATTCATTTGGTTCTCCTCCCTATCCGGATGAATTCCCCGAAGGCTATTATACGAATCAAGCTCGGGTAGAAGCAAGTCAATGTACTCATCTACGCAGTAAGTGATATCCTTCCACCTCCGCTCAGTTTACTCCCAGTAATTTTTGATTTTGAGAGCCTATCTGATGTCGCGCCTTTATTATTGATTTGTGTTGAGATTTTCTGATTTGTACAGCAGTCACCCTCTGTGTTAAGCTATTATTGGAGTTTGTGGATAGATTGCTGAGGAGAAGAGTATCTCAAACAAAGCAGCAAGTCCGTGTTACGACTTCTTTACTATAGTGATAGTCACCATCCCGCTAAAGGAGCATCTGAGGCAGCCAATCGAATGCCATCTGAGCTCCTTTATTTATTGTTCCACTATTAGCCCTTAGCAATAGTCTGCTTTCGATGAACAGGGCCAAATGAGCAGGAGGTAAGCAATGCAGAGTGCCAAGCAAACAATGGAATTGGGGTCATCGCCAAGTAACAAGGAGAGCAGCACTGAATACGCACCCCGGATTCTCAGGGATATACAGGAGATTATTGGCCGTAATAGCGGGAAATCTGGTGCGCTCATCAGGGTTCTGCAGCAGTCACAAGAGTCGGTTGGTTATCTCCCGCCACAGGTACTGATGACCATTTCCCAGGACATGAAAGTCCCTCTCAGCGAGGTGAACGGTGTCGTTAGTTTCTACAACTTCTTCACCACAGTCCCAAGAGGCAAATATATTTTCCAGGTATGTCTGGGTACCTGCTGCTACGTCAGAGGCGGGCAAAGGCTTCTGGATGTCTTGAAGAGGGAATATCACCTGGAGCCAGGAGATACGACGCCTGACGGTCTGCTCTCACTGGATACCGTACGGTGCCTGGGTGCCTGTGCCTTGGCCCCGGTGGCAACGCTAAACGGTCAGGTACACAGGAGAGTGAAACCCACCGGCATCAAAGAGCTATTGAGCCGTTGTAGATAGGGGGTCAAGAGTGAATAGGATCAATTCCTTAGAGGCTTTGGAGGAAATCAAG includes these proteins:
- a CDS encoding DNA internalization-related competence protein ComEC/Rec2, coding for MKLISLSIAWVAGIYLGSLVSPPLYILFPAFALSLLVALLWRKKSVLLWLGLCLVALLGGIACYQWKIDEPTIQSFNDSGVVEVRGEVMRDPELNGDTARIVFSAQEVMVDGRWEKASGKILVETAVLPAYGLGDMLEVEGELESLSQIKDQEYRTGLAQQDFSSTLTYPEISFLERGWLFGLRNRLAQSLSSALAEPQASLAQALLLGIRSHVPDSLIEDFYQTGTTHILAISGFNVAILGGVVLGVGAWLFGRRRPTYLLIALAAMWLYALLTGMLPPVLRSTIMFSLFVIALWVGRPGSAMTALAFAAAVMVGVKPPVLWDVSFQLSFVSVAGLVLVFPAMKLWEEKTLAREHTVLSSVLRPIVDGLAVSLAAIVATLPLVVYYFQSFSPLTLPATLLASLFLPGAIVLSALTAVLGLFVPAVSWVTGWAAWFFLTCMIEVVEGFGSLPFASIKVGPISGIVVALYYVVLIAVISREQLGAVMSKLRDWAQRGLSRLAGSAYRLPKKWTLGIFIVAVSLTWLAVPATPDRRQLEVSFLDVGQGDAILIETPAGQQVLIDGGPDADRICLELGKKLPFWDKSLDLVVLTHPHDDHITGLVGVVQHYTVGQVLESGFELDTPAYEEWRRLIDEKDIQRSIARAGQQIDLGDGIRLEIIYPQKEFLEGTESDGNNNSVVLRLVWKEVSFFFTGDIDEEAERAILYSDQWHELDSTVLKIAHHGSSQATSSQFLAAVDPEVAVICVGKDNAFGHPSDETLAKLDGMKLYRTDEQGTINFTTDGEKLWVEVAGSE
- a CDS encoding ComEA family DNA-binding protein; the encoded protein is MSQRGGYERWWLLVFVLLAVALVTGGSVLIFRHFSGAKPVEIAISSSTPTSPVEIYLSGEVASEGIYVFGQDATLQDVLQRAGEVAETGESIRVRMCVLRVDESPFADNQDVADGKVNINTASAAELETLSGIGPVRAQAIIDYRNGNGLFRTIDDLINVPGIGPKTLEAIRDQITVV
- a CDS encoding acetate--CoA ligase family protein, which codes for MNKQTILDRAKKEKRTLLTEVESKQIIEGAGINIVKAKLATSMKEAVAFSKEFGFPVVLKIASPDVVHKSDIGGVKVGLQNATQVSKAYREIMTSVKKKQPKANIHGISVQPMAKPGVEIIIGMSKDPQFGPVLMFGLGGILVEILKDVSFRIVPLAKRDAKEMIRDIKGYPVLEGYRGQEPSDVAALEDMILKISAFVEKNPEIKELDLNPVFAYKKGAVAVDARIVLEADAVK
- a CDS encoding NAD(P)H-dependent oxidoreductase subunit E; the encoded protein is MQSAKQTMELGSSPSNKESSTEYAPRILRDIQEIIGRNSGKSGALIRVLQQSQESVGYLPPQVLMTISQDMKVPLSEVNGVVSFYNFFTTVPRGKYIFQVCLGTCCYVRGGQRLLDVLKREYHLEPGDTTPDGLLSLDTVRCLGACALAPVATLNGQVHRRVKPTGIKELLSRCR